The Gossypium hirsutum isolate 1008001.06 unplaced genomic scaffold, Gossypium_hirsutum_v2.1 scaffold_422, whole genome shotgun sequence genome includes a window with the following:
- the LOC107958428 gene encoding uncharacterized protein, translating into MSHLPIEHHLPDLPSPHPLVSLLFLHPISFLIFLLLFSADFLPVHYASLLPICSLRFLSFLFRSATLSIAFSTSRPSLLTLVSIPNPSPTTLLHPRREPFENGLLPIQKLIFTDPLQALTSLKQKLVSSSTQRVDSAALADALEISLDHARLVLDTLASVLHSESDLLVTSRFDDVDSVGADLLDLILFLYIQSYKRLLPRSHKDAAAVADVWPSTSFIAAF; encoded by the exons atgtcaCAT CTACCGATTGAACATCACCTCCCTGATTTGCCCTCCCCCCATCCCcttgtttctcttctgttccttcatccgatttccttccttatttttttgcttttgttttctgCCGATTTCCTCCCAGTCCATTACGCCTCTTTGCTGCCGATTTGTTCCCTccgtttcctttcttttctttttcgctCTGCCACTCTTTCGATTGCCTTCTCAACCAGTCGACCTTCTTTACTGACCCTTGTTTCGATTCCGAATCCAAGTCCGACCACTCTTCTCCACCCGCGACGCGAGCCTTTCGAGAACGGCCTCCTACCAATCCAGAAGCTCATATTCACTGACCCACTCCAGGCCCTAACCTCTCTGAAGCAAAAGCTCGTATCTTCCTCCACTCAACGAGTCGACTCGGCGGCCCTCGCTGACGCCCTCGAGATCTCTTTGGACCATGCACGTCTCGTCCTCGACACTCTCGCCTCGGTGCTTCACTCCGAATCCGACCTTCTCGTCACCTCGCGCTTCGACGATGTTGATTCCGTTGGTGCTGATTTGCTTGATCTGATCCTGTTTTTGTACATTCAATCGTATAAAAGGCTTTTGCCGCGCTCGCATAAGGATGCAGCTGCGGTTGCTGATGTTTGGCCTTCCACCTCATTCATTGCTGCATTTTGA